The Nocardioides salarius genome includes a region encoding these proteins:
- the glgP gene encoding alpha-glucan family phosphorylase, producing the protein MRAIRRFTVRPVLPARLGALSELAGNLRWSWHPPTQDVFATVDAALWESTGHDPVRLLASVGADRLEELAADEAFVARLDAARADLAAYVEGERWYQQRTAAGTLAGPAGGAAPRAIGYFSPEFGITAVLPQYSGGLGILAGDHLKAASDLGVPIIGVGLLYRHGYFRQSLSREGWQQETYPVLDPDELPISLLREENGTPATIAIAMPGGPDLVARIWVASVGRVPLLMLDTEVEGNPEHYVDVTDRLYGGTSEHRLRQELLLGVGGVRALRVFSRLTGHPEPEVFHTNEGHAGFLGLERIRELTAAADGPGLDFDTALEIGRASTVFTTHTPVPAGIDRFERTLVEQYFSEGGATPGVPLERILALGAEDYDGGDGAVFNMAVMGFRLAQRANGVSELHGHVSRGMFRGLWPAFDEAEVPITSITNGVHAPTWVAREVFGLAEGVDPDSDDAGAFLAAADEVDAGRIWAVKRELRQRLVDDARARLSRSWVERGAAPAELGWIDSALDPDVLTIGFARRVPSYKRLTLMLRDPARLKRLLLDPERPVQLVIAGKSHPADDGGKRLIQEMVRFADDPEVRHRIVFLPNYDIAMAQPLYPGCDVWLNNPLRPYEACGTSGMKAALNGGLNLSILDGWWDEWYDGGNGWAIPSADGLDDPDRRDDLEATALYDLLENQVAPRFYDVDDAGVPTGWVEMLRHTLRSLGPKVLATRMVRDYVRELYAPATGHARELNSDYAGAVDLAAWKRRVLGAWPAVRVEHVESSGVGDSPEVGAVLSTRAFVSLGELDPADVTVQLVHGRADAEDAIIDSHRAELVLAETYGGGRFRFDGDVALSHAGAFGYTVRVLPQHPLLASDAELGVVALPA; encoded by the coding sequence GTGCGCGCCATCCGACGATTCACCGTCCGCCCTGTCCTCCCCGCCCGCCTGGGCGCCCTCAGCGAGCTCGCGGGCAACCTGCGCTGGTCGTGGCACCCCCCGACCCAGGACGTCTTCGCCACCGTCGACGCCGCGCTGTGGGAGTCCACCGGCCACGACCCGGTGCGGCTGCTGGCCTCCGTGGGTGCCGACCGGCTCGAGGAGCTGGCCGCCGACGAGGCGTTCGTGGCCCGGCTCGACGCCGCCCGCGCCGACCTGGCGGCCTACGTCGAGGGGGAGCGGTGGTACCAGCAGCGCACCGCCGCCGGCACCCTCGCCGGCCCGGCCGGCGGCGCCGCCCCGCGCGCCATCGGCTACTTCTCGCCCGAGTTCGGCATCACCGCGGTGCTGCCGCAGTACTCGGGCGGCCTGGGCATCCTGGCCGGCGACCACCTCAAGGCCGCCAGCGACCTGGGCGTGCCGATCATCGGCGTCGGGCTGCTCTACCGCCACGGCTACTTCCGCCAGTCGCTCTCGCGCGAGGGCTGGCAGCAGGAGACCTACCCCGTCCTGGACCCCGACGAGCTGCCGATCTCGCTGCTGCGCGAGGAGAACGGCACGCCGGCCACGATCGCCATCGCGATGCCGGGCGGGCCCGACCTGGTCGCCCGCATCTGGGTCGCCTCGGTCGGGCGGGTGCCGCTGCTGATGCTCGACACCGAGGTCGAGGGCAACCCCGAGCACTACGTCGACGTCACCGACCGCCTGTACGGCGGCACCTCCGAGCACCGTCTGCGCCAGGAGCTGCTGCTCGGCGTCGGTGGCGTGCGCGCGCTGCGGGTCTTCTCGCGCCTGACCGGCCACCCCGAGCCCGAGGTCTTCCACACCAACGAGGGCCACGCGGGCTTCCTGGGCCTGGAGCGCATCCGCGAGCTGACCGCGGCCGCCGACGGCCCCGGTCTCGACTTCGACACCGCGCTCGAGATCGGGCGCGCCTCGACCGTCTTCACCACCCACACCCCGGTGCCCGCGGGCATCGACCGCTTCGAGCGCACCCTGGTCGAGCAGTACTTCAGCGAGGGCGGCGCGACCCCGGGAGTCCCCCTGGAGCGGATCCTGGCGCTCGGCGCCGAGGACTACGACGGTGGCGACGGCGCGGTCTTCAACATGGCGGTGATGGGCTTCCGCCTGGCCCAGCGCGCCAACGGCGTCTCCGAGCTGCACGGCCACGTCTCCCGCGGGATGTTCCGCGGCCTGTGGCCGGCCTTCGACGAGGCCGAGGTGCCGATCACCTCGATCACCAACGGCGTGCACGCCCCCACCTGGGTGGCCCGCGAGGTCTTCGGCCTGGCCGAGGGCGTCGACCCGGACTCCGACGACGCCGGCGCGTTCCTGGCCGCCGCCGACGAGGTCGACGCCGGCCGGATCTGGGCGGTCAAGCGCGAGCTGCGCCAGCGCCTGGTCGACGACGCCCGCGCCCGCCTGTCCCGCTCGTGGGTCGAGCGGGGCGCCGCGCCCGCCGAGCTCGGCTGGATCGACTCCGCGCTCGACCCCGACGTGCTGACCATCGGCTTCGCGCGGCGGGTGCCGTCGTACAAGCGGCTGACGCTGATGCTGCGCGACCCCGCCCGCCTCAAGCGGCTGCTGCTCGACCCCGAGCGGCCCGTGCAGCTGGTGATCGCCGGCAAGTCCCACCCCGCCGACGACGGCGGCAAGCGGCTGATCCAGGAGATGGTGCGCTTCGCCGACGACCCCGAGGTGCGCCACCGGATCGTCTTCCTGCCCAACTACGACATCGCGATGGCCCAGCCGCTCTACCCGGGCTGCGACGTGTGGCTCAACAACCCGCTGCGCCCCTACGAGGCGTGCGGCACCTCGGGCATGAAGGCGGCCCTCAACGGCGGGCTCAACCTCTCCATCCTCGACGGCTGGTGGGACGAGTGGTACGACGGCGGCAACGGCTGGGCGATCCCCTCGGCCGACGGGCTCGACGACCCCGACCGCCGCGACGACCTCGAGGCCACCGCGCTCTACGACCTCCTCGAGAACCAGGTCGCCCCGCGCTTCTACGACGTCGACGACGCCGGCGTGCCGACCGGGTGGGTCGAGATGCTGCGCCACACGCTGCGCTCGCTGGGGCCCAAGGTGCTGGCGACCCGGATGGTGCGCGACTACGTGCGCGAGCTCTACGCCCCGGCCACCGGCCACGCCCGCGAGCTCAACAGCGACTACGCGGGCGCCGTCGACCTGGCCGCCTGGAAGCGCCGGGTGCTGGGGGCGTGGCCCGCGGTGCGCGTCGAGCACGTCGAGAGCAGCGGGGTGGGCGACTCGCCGGAGGTCGGCGCGGTGCTCTCGACCCGGGCGTTCGTGTCGCTGGGCGAGCTGGACCCCGCCGACGTGACGGTGCAGCTGGTGCACGGCCGCGCCGACGCCGAGGACGCCATCATCGACTCCCACCGGGCCGAGCTGGTGCTCGCCGAGACCTACGGCGGCGGCCGGTTCCGCTTCGACGGTGACGTGGCGCTGAGCCACGCCGGCGCGTTCGGCTACACGGTGCGGGTGCTGCCGCAGCACCCGCTGCTGGCCTCCGACGCCGAGCTCGGGGTCGTCGCGCTGCCCGCGTGA
- the glgX gene encoding glycogen debranching protein GlgX, with protein sequence MTPSTWTHLGQTAQVWPGRNWPLGATWSAESTNFAVYAPAATEVWLCLFEEGPDGGELEVRHQLTEQSLGIWHGALPGVRPGTPYGYRVDGPWDPAEGLRFNPAKLLLDPYALAATGDLVPGQAAFAHVWGRTDVRDDHDSAGHVPRGVVVDPAFSDSPEGPFDWEGDTPMRRRWRDTVIYEAHVKGLTALHDRVPEHLRGTYAGLAHPAVTDYLRDLGVTAVELLPVHQFVSEPSLTERGTTNYWGYNSIGYFAPHAAYSSSGERGQQVREFKEMVRALHRAGLEVILDVVYNHTAEAGPLGPTLSFRGLDDRGFYKRVAPTLDPLTGESTFDDTYWDVTGCGNTVDSNNPLALRLILDSLRYWVTEMHVDGFRFDLMSALTRTGYDVDMNSDLLVAIGQDPVLRHVKLIAEPWDASMDGYLVGGMPPPWVEWNDQYRDEIRDFWRNHNQGTHAVATRLAGSSDLYADDGRSAYASINFVTAHDGFTLRDLVSYEHKHNEANGERNRDGTDNNRSWNHGVEGETDDPAMLAVRRRQAANIMATLCLSNGVPMITAGDERGRTQRGNNNAYCQDNEISYVDWRPDDAWLDVYEVTRAALALRREHPALRQRHWFEGRPTIRGGPKDLAWLHPSGREMSPEDWHDPELRTVGMFVSGQPLRAPGPRGEQQVDASFMIWFGSGWLPQRVSLPENDWVQRGEVVLSTDPRLAVGTVVEAGGELTVGRRSVVVLCSTTT encoded by the coding sequence GTGACTCCTTCGACGTGGACCCACCTCGGCCAGACCGCACAGGTCTGGCCCGGGCGCAACTGGCCCCTGGGGGCCACCTGGTCGGCGGAGTCGACGAACTTCGCCGTCTACGCCCCGGCGGCCACCGAGGTGTGGCTGTGCCTGTTCGAGGAGGGCCCCGACGGCGGCGAGCTCGAGGTGCGCCACCAGCTGACCGAGCAGTCGCTGGGCATCTGGCACGGCGCGCTGCCCGGGGTGCGCCCCGGCACGCCGTACGGCTATCGCGTCGACGGGCCGTGGGACCCCGCCGAGGGGCTGCGCTTCAACCCCGCCAAGCTGCTGCTGGACCCCTACGCGCTGGCCGCGACCGGTGACCTGGTGCCCGGTCAAGCCGCGTTCGCGCACGTGTGGGGGCGCACCGACGTGCGCGACGACCACGACTCGGCCGGGCACGTGCCGCGCGGCGTGGTCGTCGACCCGGCCTTCTCCGACTCCCCCGAGGGCCCCTTCGACTGGGAGGGCGACACCCCGATGCGCCGCCGCTGGCGCGACACGGTGATCTACGAGGCGCACGTCAAGGGCCTCACCGCCCTGCACGACCGGGTGCCCGAGCACCTGCGCGGCACGTACGCCGGGCTCGCCCACCCGGCGGTGACCGACTACCTGCGCGACCTCGGGGTGACGGCCGTCGAGCTGCTGCCGGTGCACCAGTTCGTCTCCGAGCCGTCGCTGACCGAGCGCGGCACCACCAACTACTGGGGCTACAACTCGATCGGCTACTTCGCCCCGCACGCGGCGTACTCGAGCTCGGGCGAGCGCGGCCAGCAGGTGCGCGAGTTCAAGGAGATGGTGCGCGCGCTGCACCGCGCCGGGCTCGAGGTGATCCTCGACGTCGTCTACAACCACACCGCCGAGGCGGGCCCGCTCGGCCCGACGCTGAGCTTCCGCGGCCTCGACGACCGCGGCTTCTACAAGCGCGTGGCCCCGACGCTCGACCCGCTCACCGGCGAGAGCACCTTCGACGACACCTACTGGGACGTCACGGGCTGCGGCAACACCGTCGACTCCAACAACCCGCTGGCGCTGCGGCTGATCCTCGACTCGCTGCGCTACTGGGTCACCGAGATGCACGTCGACGGCTTCCGCTTCGACCTGATGTCGGCGCTGACCCGCACCGGCTACGACGTCGACATGAACTCCGACCTGCTGGTGGCCATCGGCCAGGACCCGGTGCTGCGCCACGTCAAGCTGATCGCCGAGCCGTGGGACGCCTCGATGGACGGCTACCTGGTGGGCGGCATGCCCCCGCCGTGGGTGGAGTGGAACGACCAGTACCGCGACGAGATCCGCGACTTCTGGCGCAACCACAACCAGGGCACGCACGCGGTGGCGACCCGGCTGGCCGGCTCCTCCGACCTGTACGCCGACGACGGCCGCTCGGCGTACGCCTCGATCAACTTCGTCACCGCCCACGACGGCTTCACGCTGCGCGACCTGGTCAGCTACGAGCACAAGCACAACGAGGCCAACGGCGAGCGCAACCGCGACGGCACCGACAACAACCGCTCGTGGAACCACGGCGTCGAGGGCGAGACCGACGACCCGGCGATGCTGGCGGTGCGCCGGCGCCAGGCCGCCAACATCATGGCCACGCTGTGCCTGTCGAACGGCGTGCCGATGATCACCGCCGGCGACGAGCGGGGCCGCACCCAGCGCGGCAACAACAACGCCTACTGCCAGGACAACGAGATCTCGTACGTCGACTGGCGCCCCGACGACGCGTGGCTCGACGTCTACGAGGTGACGCGCGCGGCCCTCGCCCTGCGCCGCGAGCACCCCGCCCTGCGCCAGCGGCACTGGTTCGAGGGCCGGCCCACCATCCGCGGTGGGCCCAAGGACCTCGCGTGGCTGCACCCGAGCGGGCGCGAGATGTCACCGGAGGACTGGCACGACCCCGAGCTGCGCACCGTCGGCATGTTCGTCTCCGGCCAGCCGCTGCGCGCCCCCGGGCCGCGCGGCGAGCAGCAGGTCGACGCGTCGTTCATGATCTGGTTCGGCTCGGGCTGGCTGCCCCAGCGGGTCTCGCTGCCCGAGAACGACTGGGTCCAGCGCGGCGAGGTCGTGCTCTCCACCGACCCCCGCCTCGCGGTGGGCACCGTGGTCGAGGCCGGTGGCGAGCTCACCGTGGGCCGGCGCAGCGTCGTGGTGCTCTGCAGCACCACGACCTGA
- a CDS encoding enoyl-CoA hydratase/isomerase family protein, whose amino-acid sequence MADQAEFVRLEVADGVATIRLDRPKMNAISIQVQEELVAVAAEVAERDDVKAVVLTGGERVFAAGNDVKEMAEMSHTDMVKRSGPLQAAVTAVARIPKPVVAAVNGYALGGGCELALAADIRVAGERTVMGQPEVLLGIIPGAGGTQRLSRLVGPSKAKDIIFTGRFVKADEALAIGLVDKVVPDESVLEEATAWARQFAGAATYAVRAAKESIDRGLEVDLDTGLEIERMQFASLFATEDRTIGMSSFVENGPGKAQFTGS is encoded by the coding sequence GTGGCCGATCAAGCCGAGTTCGTGCGTCTCGAGGTGGCCGACGGGGTCGCCACCATCCGCCTGGACCGCCCGAAGATGAACGCCATCTCCATCCAGGTCCAGGAGGAGCTGGTCGCGGTCGCCGCCGAGGTCGCCGAGCGCGACGACGTCAAGGCCGTCGTGCTGACCGGTGGCGAGCGGGTCTTCGCCGCCGGCAACGACGTCAAGGAGATGGCCGAGATGTCGCACACCGACATGGTCAAGCGCTCCGGCCCGTTGCAGGCCGCCGTCACCGCCGTGGCGCGCATCCCCAAGCCGGTCGTCGCCGCGGTCAACGGCTACGCGCTGGGCGGCGGCTGCGAGCTCGCGCTGGCCGCCGACATCCGGGTCGCGGGGGAGCGCACCGTGATGGGCCAGCCCGAGGTGCTGCTGGGCATCATCCCCGGCGCCGGCGGCACCCAGCGGCTCTCACGGCTCGTGGGCCCGAGCAAGGCCAAGGACATCATCTTCACCGGTCGCTTCGTGAAGGCCGACGAGGCGCTGGCGATCGGGCTGGTCGACAAGGTGGTGCCCGACGAGAGCGTGCTGGAGGAGGCCACCGCCTGGGCGCGCCAGTTCGCCGGGGCGGCGACGTACGCCGTGCGCGCGGCCAAGGAGAGCATCGACCGGGGCCTCGAGGTCGACCTCGACACGGGCCTGGAGATCGAGCGGATGCAGTTCGCCTCGTTGTTCGCCACCGAGGACCGGACCATCGGTATGTCATCCTTCGTCGAGAACGGACCGGGCAAGGCTCAGTTCACGGGTAGCTGA
- a CDS encoding electron transfer flavoprotein subunit beta/FixA family protein, protein MKYVPDATADRQFESDNTVDRVGVDGLLSELDEYAVEQALQLKEKAGDDTEVTALCVGPEKAVDAVRKALQMGADKGIHVSDEAIAGSDYVATSLVLAKAIEKAGAEKPVDLVMCGMASTDASGSVIPAMLAERLDLPQVTFASVIESQGDQVRIKRDSDTATEVIGASMPLVLSVTDQTGEARYPSFKGIMAAKKKPMETWALSDIGVEADQVGLSVAWSQVEETAARPPRTAGEIVTDEDGSGAEALTGFLASKKFI, encoded by the coding sequence GTGAAGTACGTGCCCGATGCCACCGCCGACCGCCAGTTCGAGTCGGACAACACCGTCGACCGCGTGGGCGTCGACGGCCTGCTGTCCGAGCTCGACGAGTACGCCGTCGAGCAGGCGCTGCAGCTCAAGGAGAAGGCCGGCGACGACACCGAGGTGACCGCGCTGTGCGTGGGCCCCGAGAAGGCTGTCGACGCCGTGCGCAAGGCGCTGCAGATGGGTGCCGACAAGGGCATCCACGTCTCCGACGAGGCCATCGCCGGCTCCGACTACGTCGCCACCTCGCTGGTGCTGGCCAAGGCCATCGAGAAGGCCGGCGCCGAGAAGCCGGTCGACCTCGTCATGTGCGGCATGGCCTCGACCGACGCCTCCGGCTCGGTCATCCCGGCCATGCTCGCCGAGCGCCTCGACCTGCCCCAGGTCACCTTCGCCTCGGTCATCGAGTCGCAGGGCGACCAGGTGCGCATCAAGCGCGACTCCGACACCGCCACCGAGGTGATCGGCGCCAGCATGCCGCTGGTGCTCTCGGTCACCGACCAGACCGGCGAGGCCCGCTACCCCTCCTTCAAGGGGATCATGGCGGCCAAGAAGAAGCCGATGGAGACCTGGGCGCTGTCCGACATCGGCGTCGAGGCCGACCAGGTCGGCCTGTCCGTGGCGTGGTCGCAGGTCGAGGAGACCGCCGCCCGCCCGCCGCGCACCGCCGGCGAGATCGTCACCGACGAGGACGGCTCGGGCGCCGAGGCGCTCACCGGCTTCCTCGCCTCCAAGAAGTTCATCTGA
- a CDS encoding electron transfer flavoprotein subunit alpha/FixB family protein, translating into MSEVLVVVDHVDGAIRKPTFELLALAKRLGEPAAVVFGGSDVASAAAEKLKSFGAEKIYVVDDAEIKGYLVAPKAEALAQLVEKSSPAAVLLVSGYEGKEVAARLAIKTGSGLITDAVDVEEGGVTTQSVFAGNFTVKAKVTHGTPIITVKPNSTSPVEEAGAGTVEEFAATISDSAKKAQIVAAQPRKASGRPELTEAAIVVSGGRGTGGDFAPIEGLADALGAAVGASRAAVDSGWMPHSFQVGQTGKTVSPQLYVANGISGAIQHRAGMQTSKTIVAVNKDEEAPIFELVDFGVVGDLKEVLPAATEKINQRKG; encoded by the coding sequence ATGTCTGAAGTCCTGGTTGTCGTCGACCACGTCGACGGCGCGATCCGCAAGCCCACCTTCGAGCTCCTCGCCCTTGCCAAGCGGCTCGGCGAGCCCGCCGCGGTCGTCTTCGGCGGCTCCGACGTGGCCTCGGCCGCGGCCGAGAAGCTGAAGTCCTTCGGCGCCGAGAAGATCTACGTGGTCGACGACGCCGAGATCAAGGGCTACCTGGTGGCCCCCAAGGCCGAGGCGCTGGCCCAGCTGGTGGAGAAGAGCAGCCCCGCCGCGGTGCTGCTGGTCTCCGGCTACGAGGGCAAGGAGGTGGCTGCCCGCCTGGCGATCAAGACCGGCTCGGGCCTGATCACCGACGCCGTCGACGTCGAGGAGGGTGGCGTGACCACCCAGTCGGTCTTCGCCGGCAACTTCACCGTCAAGGCCAAGGTCACCCACGGCACCCCGATCATCACGGTCAAGCCCAACTCCACCTCTCCGGTGGAGGAGGCCGGTGCCGGCACCGTCGAGGAGTTCGCGGCGACGATCTCCGACTCGGCCAAGAAGGCCCAGATCGTGGCCGCCCAGCCGCGCAAGGCCTCGGGTCGCCCCGAGCTGACCGAGGCCGCGATCGTGGTCTCCGGCGGCCGTGGCACCGGCGGCGACTTCGCCCCGATCGAGGGCCTGGCCGACGCGCTGGGCGCCGCCGTGGGCGCCTCGCGCGCCGCGGTCGACTCGGGCTGGATGCCGCACTCCTTCCAGGTCGGCCAGACCGGCAAGACCGTCTCCCCGCAGCTCTACGTGGCCAACGGCATCTCCGGTGCGATCCAGCACCGCGCCGGCATGCAGACCTCGAAGACGATCGTGGCGGTCAACAAGGACGAGGAGGCCCCGATCTTCGAGCTCGTGGACTTCGGCGTCGTGGGTGACCTCAAGGAGGTCCTGCCCGCCGCCACCGAGAAGATCAACCAGCGCAAGGGCTGA